A segment of the Colletotrichum destructivum chromosome 3, complete sequence genome:
CCTCTCCTCGTTCGTCCTCCCTCCGCCTACTCATGCTCCCTTCCTGAGCCCCTCTTCTTCTATGCTGGATGAATCGCCTCTTTAGACTCACCAGGTTTTCTTTTACTCTCTCCACTCGGATTCCCACCATTGGTTTCTCCAGGTCCTGCGCCACCATCGCGACAATGGAGTCTCTGAAGCTGCACAACTCGTTGAAGCCCGGCCAGCCGGTGCCCTTTTCGCCAATCAACCCGGGAAAGGTTTCTTGGTACGCCTGCGGGCCTACCGTATACGACAAGAGCCATCTGGGCCATGCGCGCAACTATGTCTCGACTGATATTATCCGGCGCATCATGATCCACTACTTTGGGGCCGATGTGAAGTTTGTCATGAACATCACTGATGTTGACGACAAGGTTGGTTCCTTTTCCCACCCATatctcccccctcctctgcATGCTCGCTTTACTAGTTGCGGCATCTAACCACCTTCTTGTTGCAGATCATTATCAAGGCTCGCAGACAACGCCTGCTCGAActcgagaagcagaagaaaTACTCCCAAGACGAGCTTGCCAAGCTTGCGCTGACAGCATTCCGCGCTTACGCCGAAAAGAGCTTGCCTCTCCTCCAATCctccgacctcgacgagaacaaCTACCTCGAGCGAAGAGATGGCGTATACGGCAAGGTGCTCGCGGGTGGCACCCTCACCGGAGAGGgcaagcccggcgacgacgaggccaagacgaagatgcacatcgccaacatggacgccgccgtgTTCGCgatcaaggacaagaagttTTACCCCGGCATCGACGAGATCCTCCTGCCCTACCTCGACTCCCTCTACAAGGAGACCATCGATACGAGCGACCAGACCATCTTCACCGACCTGACGCAGAGCATGGAGCGCGAGTTCttcgacgacatggacgcCCTCAACTGCCTGCGCCCCGACGTCATCACCCGCGTCACCGAGTACGTTCCCCAGATCGCCGACTACGTGGCgcgcatcgtcgacaagggATTCGCCTACGAGTCCGATGGGTCCGTCTACTTCGACATCACGGCTttcgagaaggccggcaaCACATACGCGCGCCTGCGCCCGGGCAACCGCAACGACAAGTCGCTGcaggaggatggagagggcGCCTTGTCCAAGAACCTGGGCGAGAAGCGCAACGAGGGCGACTTTGCGCTGTGgaagaagtccaagaaggGAGAGCCCTACTGGGACAGCAGATGGGGCCAGGGCCGCCCCGGTTGGCACATTGAGTGCTCCGTCATGGCCTCGGACGTTCTCGGCGCGCAGATGGACATCCACTCGGGCGGTGTCGATCTGGCCTTCCCTCACCACGACAACGAGTTGGCTCAGAGCGAGGCCTACTACGTCGACAACACCAAGGGAGAGCACACATGGGTCAACAACTTCCTGCACATGGGACACCTGTCCATCTCCGGATCCAAGATGTCCAAGTCCCTGAAGAACTTCCAGACCATCCAGGACGCGCTCGCAACGACGTACACCTCGAGGGGAATGCGCATCGTGTTCCTCATGGGCAAGTGgaacgacggcgtcgagatcTCCCCCGACATGAGAGCCCAGGCGTCCAGCTGGGAGGCTACCATCAACGTGCGTATCTCACTGGCCCCAGCCTGTGTTCCTTTTTGAACAAGAGTATAGCTAACCGCGTGCAGAATTTCTTCACGAACGTCAAGGCCCTCGTCGCGGATGCCAACGCATCGACTCCCGGTGTTGAGGCCCTGTCAATTTCCGATAAGCCGACTGGCGCCCTGgtggccgagctcgacaaggccaagacggACCTGCACACCGCCCTTAGCAACTCTTTTGATACCCCCCAGGCGATGCGCGCGATCCAGGAGCTGGTCAGCGAGGCGAACAAGGTGGTCGTGTCGCAGGAAGCCGAGGCGAACCTGCCGGcgctcgtcgccgttgcgCGGTGGATCACCAAGATCCTCGGCACTTTTGGCCTTGATGAAAACGCCACGGCGCCGTacg
Coding sequences within it:
- a CDS encoding Putative aminoacyl-tRNA synthetase, class Ia, anticodon-binding protein, producing MNRLFRLTRFSFTLSTRIPTIGFSRSCATIATMESLKLHNSLKPGQPVPFSPINPGKVSWYACGPTVYDKSHLGHARNYVSTDIIRRIMIHYFGADVKFVMNITDVDDKIIIKARRQRLLELEKQKKYSQDELAKLALTAFRAYAEKSLPLLQSSDLDENNYLERRDGVYGKVLAGGTLTGEGKPGDDEAKTKMHIANMDAAVFAIKDKKFYPGIDEILLPYLDSLYKETIDTSDQTIFTDLTQSMEREFFDDMDALNCLRPDVITRVTEYVPQIADYVARIVDKGFAYESDGSVYFDITAFEKAGNTYARLRPGNRNDKSLQEDGEGALSKNLGEKRNEGDFALWKKSKKGEPYWDSRWGQGRPGWHIECSVMASDVLGAQMDIHSGGVDLAFPHHDNELAQSEAYYVDNTKGEHTWVNNFLHMGHLSISGSKMSKSLKNFQTIQDALATTYTSRGMRIVFLMGKWNDGVEISPDMRAQASSWEATINNFFTNVKALVADANASTPGVEALSISDKPTGALVAELDKAKTDLHTALSNSFDTPQAMRAIQELVSEANKVVVSQEAEANLPALVAVARWITKILGTFGLDENATAPYDGLGWAAPASNASLDPKTVVQPYAAVFQTVKSDVEALNIAAESVSQLLGQTPEAEFSSLADKGVRDPEQLALPYLRAASRLRDELRRIVLTVSPETKKAILSLTDRIRDEDFTNLGVYLDDRPDGKSSLIKFVPASELIAARNEKLAKEAEKARAKEEAKRAREQAEREKWEKAKLPHTEMFKGDDKYGEWDGEGLPTKLKDGSDVPKSQLKKLQKQWQSQKKAHEEYLVKFGGKS